From Rickettsia endosymbiont of Ceutorhynchus obstrictus, a single genomic window includes:
- a CDS encoding type II toxin-antitoxin system VapC family toxin, whose protein sequence is MQAKNKVLFDASALLALIKKEPGYKQLEDLLASSCISAVNLSEVVSVLMRVGIPQNKIEEIVTEIIPEIIPFTYQTGLVTGNLIAKTKEFGLSLGDRACIATGIVENMVIYTTDKIWQKLQLDNLTIVIIR, encoded by the coding sequence ATGCAAGCAAAGAATAAAGTACTATTTGATGCTTCAGCACTTTTGGCTTTAATTAAAAAAGAACCGGGTTATAAACAGTTAGAAGATTTACTTGCTTCTTCGTGTATTTCTGCAGTTAATTTAAGTGAGGTTGTTAGTGTATTAATGCGAGTCGGGATACCTCAAAATAAAATTGAGGAAATAGTAACCGAAATAATTCCTGAAATAATACCGTTTACATATCAGACAGGGCTTGTTACCGGTAATTTAATTGCAAAAACTAAAGAATTTGGCTTATCTCTAGGAGATAGAGCTTGTATTGCTACAGGAATAGTTGAAAATATGGTAATTTATACTACTGACAAGATATGGCAAAAATTACAGTTAGATAATTTAACGATTGTTATAATACGTTAA
- a CDS encoding demethoxyubiquinone hydroxylase family protein → MPRPDFSEPYNKLYSNDLDNWNVKQGVSARSLYLIGEYANPPKFYGANSSKQKSIQEIIRVNHAGEYGAKRIYQGQLKYTKSSTDYALITEMLEQEEIHLNYFTDELLKRQIRPTILIFFWHQFGYLLGAGSAIFGPKTAMLITQAVEEVIEGHYQQQIDYLKNIDTELLNNITQFQADEIAHKNTAIINDSEKAFLAPVISKIVKLICHISINLSKKI, encoded by the coding sequence ATGCCGAGACCTGATTTTTCTGAACCCTATAATAAACTATACTCAAATGATTTGGATAATTGGAACGTAAAACAAGGAGTGAGCGCACGGAGCCTATACTTAATAGGTGAGTACGCAAACCCCCCGAAGTTTTACGGAGCCAATTCTTCAAAGCAGAAGAGTATACAAGAAATTATTAGAGTTAATCACGCCGGCGAATACGGTGCAAAAAGAATTTACCAAGGGCAATTAAAATATACAAAATCCTCAACTGATTATGCATTAATAACAGAAATGCTTGAGCAAGAAGAAATACACTTAAATTATTTTACCGATGAATTACTAAAACGGCAAATTAGACCAACAATTTTAATATTCTTCTGGCATCAATTCGGTTATTTGCTAGGAGCGGGATCGGCTATATTCGGTCCTAAAACCGCAATGCTGATAACTCAGGCGGTTGAAGAAGTAATAGAGGGGCATTATCAACAGCAGATAGATTATTTAAAGAATATCGATACGGAATTACTAAATAACATAACACAATTTCAAGCTGACGAAATTGCGCACAAAAACACTGCTATAATCAATGATAGCGAAAAAGCTTTCCTTGCACCGGTAATTAGCAAAATAGTTAAGCTAATTTGTCATATTTCCATTAATTTAAGTAAGAAGATTTAG
- the holA gene encoding DNA polymerase III subunit delta: MKLYISQTNQLFELILTGKIKAILLYGPDKGYIDKICKLLIKKFAMLQTSMEYANLNVSSLEMLLNSRNFFGQKELIKIRSVTNSIDKSLKTVLTGNYFHLPVFIGDEIAASSTIKKFFETEEQLAAIACYHDNEQKIEKLILNEFNKAAKTIKGEALIYLKTHLKGDHGLICNEIDKLINFAFDKQEITLQDVKAVISGEIMANGSDLAIYFAKKDYDNFLHELTILKKQNINEVLIIRALIRYYLNLYIVLSKVANGEKLDLAIKSLSPPIFYQYINDFKQTANQVSLQDCIKTLAILQQAEVDFKLRPASFDLYQQICILD; this comes from the coding sequence ATGAAACTATATATTTCTCAGACGAATCAATTATTTGAGTTAATCTTAACCGGTAAAATTAAAGCTATATTACTTTACGGTCCCGATAAAGGTTATATAGATAAAATTTGTAAGTTGTTAATCAAAAAATTCGCTATGTTACAAACCTCTATGGAGTATGCAAATCTTAATGTTTCTTCTTTAGAGATGTTACTTAACTCACGGAATTTTTTCGGTCAAAAAGAATTAATCAAAATAAGATCGGTAACGAACTCCATTGATAAAAGTTTAAAAACGGTTCTTACCGGCAACTATTTTCATTTGCCGGTATTTATCGGCGATGAAATTGCCGCTAGTTCAACTATTAAAAAATTTTTTGAAACGGAAGAGCAATTAGCTGCTATTGCCTGTTACCATGACAACGAGCAGAAAATCGAAAAACTAATATTAAATGAATTTAATAAGGCAGCGAAAACTATCAAGGGAGAAGCACTTATTTATTTAAAAACTCACTTAAAGGGTGATCATGGATTAATTTGTAATGAAATTGATAAATTAATAAATTTTGCTTTTGATAAACAAGAAATTACTTTACAAGACGTAAAAGCTGTAATTAGTGGCGAGATTATGGCAAACGGCAGTGATTTAGCTATTTATTTTGCTAAAAAAGATTACGATAATTTTTTGCATGAACTTACTATATTAAAAAAACAAAATATTAACGAAGTCCTAATCATTCGGGCATTAATTAGATATTATTTAAATTTATATATAGTATTATCAAAAGTAGCAAACGGCGAAAAGCTTGATTTAGCGATAAAATCGCTCTCGCCACCGATTTTTTACCAATATATTAACGACTTTAAACAAACCGCTAATCAAGTTAGTTTGCAAGATTGTATAAAAACTTTAGCAATCTTGCAGCAAGCCGAAGTTGATTTTAAATTAAGACCCGCTAGTTTTGACTTATACCAACAAATTTGTATACTCGATTAA
- the mutS gene encoding DNA mismatch repair protein MutS, translating into MNLLDFKQKYNYDAATKMMQQYLDIKFAHLDCLLLFRMGDFYEMFYEDAILASGVLGIALTKRGKNGEEDIAMCGVPYHSLETYLTKLIEENYNVAICEQLETPEEAKKRDGYKAVVSRNVTRIITPGTIIEESLISASEPNYLASLALLKNKDLAAICYVDLSTSQISVINIPQNDILNELARLKPKEILLSENLRSSELAGNISKQLGLRITYQVDSFFAFNKCQKIILDFYKIKDVKAIGEISDRQVSSIGSILEYLSLTQKEHIPRLPLPKIVNLSEHMTIDFATRRNLEIVSNLSGHVKGSLLSTLDRTVTKPGSRLLYNFLSSPLTNITKINHRLNITEFFHSNLEIASGIRGILKKTGDIERCLTRITMNRSSGRDLLNIKYTLDAALQIKGIFFSHYGLNLPPFIEKIIKALSGDEELYDLIDQSIKEDAPNNLNDGGIIKHEYHPRVKELYDLINNGKLHIEKLKEQYRRETGIDTLKISHNNVIGLFIDITTKNINKILDPKFIHRQTTANSARYTTINLQKLESDLVNARSLAISLEQELYADICRQIVDKTVFLRMLASSLSGLDVFCNFAHIADEYNYVKPEFTEDQSFEIVKGRHPVIEQALLRDSKNFVNNNCSLAEDKRIWLITGPNMAGKSTFLRQNAIITVIAQIGCFVPASRAKIGIVDKIFSRIGAADDLLKGQSTFMAEMLETSAILAQSTKNSLIILDEVGRGTSTYDGVSIAWSVLEYIHDKLKCRCLFATHYHELTIMNNFLPALQNYTIAIEESGKDVLFLHNIIEGAADKSYGIHVAAIAGLPLSVINRANQILAKFEKTATNKGKNILSTESNNLSLFTLSPPIKEAEPLSKLEEEIRDINPDSLSPKEALEIIYKLKGLIT; encoded by the coding sequence ATGAACCTTCTCGATTTTAAACAAAAATATAATTACGATGCTGCAACCAAAATGATGCAGCAATATTTAGATATTAAATTTGCTCATTTGGATTGTCTGTTGTTATTTAGAATGGGTGATTTTTATGAAATGTTTTACGAAGACGCAATTTTAGCAAGCGGCGTGCTTGGCATTGCATTAACAAAAAGAGGTAAAAACGGTGAAGAAGATATTGCGATGTGCGGCGTGCCGTACCATTCGCTTGAGACATATTTAACAAAATTAATTGAAGAAAATTATAACGTTGCTATTTGCGAGCAGCTAGAAACACCGGAAGAAGCTAAAAAACGTGACGGATACAAAGCAGTAGTAAGTAGAAACGTCACGCGCATTATTACGCCCGGCACGATAATCGAAGAATCGTTAATTTCAGCAAGCGAACCGAATTACTTGGCTAGCCTTGCTTTGCTCAAGAATAAGGATTTAGCGGCAATTTGTTACGTTGATCTTTCTACTTCGCAAATCTCCGTAATTAATATCCCGCAAAATGACATTTTAAATGAGTTGGCGAGGCTAAAGCCGAAAGAAATTTTACTTAGCGAAAATTTAAGGTCTTCCGAGCTTGCCGGCAATATCTCTAAACAATTAGGTTTGAGAATCACCTACCAAGTCGATAGTTTTTTTGCCTTCAACAAATGTCAAAAAATTATTTTAGATTTTTATAAAATCAAGGATGTTAAAGCCATCGGCGAAATATCCGACCGACAAGTTAGTAGTATCGGTAGTATTTTAGAATATTTGTCTTTAACCCAAAAAGAACATATCCCGCGTTTGCCGCTGCCGAAAATCGTCAATCTGTCGGAACATATGACAATTGATTTTGCAACAAGACGTAATCTTGAAATTGTCTCTAACCTGTCAGGTCACGTCAAGGGAAGTTTACTAAGCACTCTTGACCGCACCGTTACTAAACCCGGTAGCCGTTTATTATATAATTTTCTATCTAGCCCGCTAACTAACATTACCAAAATAAATCATCGCCTTAATATTACGGAATTTTTCCACTCTAACTTAGAAATAGCTAGTGGTATTAGGGGAATATTGAAAAAAACCGGTGATATAGAGCGTTGTCTAACACGGATTACCATGAATCGTAGCTCCGGACGTGATTTGTTAAATATTAAATATACGTTAGATGCAGCTTTGCAAATTAAAGGAATATTTTTTAGTCATTACGGTCTTAATTTACCGCCCTTTATTGAAAAAATTATTAAAGCCTTATCGGGAGATGAAGAATTATATGACTTAATAGATCAGTCAATTAAGGAAGATGCGCCGAATAATTTAAATGACGGCGGAATAATAAAACACGAATATCACCCGCGCGTAAAGGAATTATACGATTTAATTAATAACGGCAAATTACATATAGAAAAATTAAAAGAGCAATATCGACGTGAAACCGGTATAGACACCCTTAAAATATCCCATAATAATGTTATAGGGCTTTTCATTGATATCACTACCAAAAATATTAATAAAATACTAGACCCCAAATTTATTCATCGCCAAACTACGGCTAATAGTGCCAGATATACTACTATCAACCTACAAAAACTCGAGAGCGATTTGGTAAATGCCCGAAGCTTAGCAATTAGTTTAGAACAAGAATTATACGCTGATATTTGTCGGCAAATAGTTGATAAAACCGTATTTTTACGAATGCTGGCAAGTTCTTTAAGCGGTCTCGACGTATTTTGCAATTTTGCGCATATCGCCGATGAATATAATTACGTTAAACCGGAATTTACCGAGGATCAAAGTTTTGAGATCGTCAAAGGACGCCATCCCGTAATAGAGCAAGCACTACTTCGCGATAGCAAGAATTTTGTAAATAATAATTGCTCTTTAGCGGAAGATAAACGAATTTGGTTAATTACCGGTCCGAATATGGCAGGGAAAAGTACTTTTCTGCGACAAAATGCAATCATTACCGTAATCGCCCAAATAGGCTGTTTTGTACCCGCTAGCCGCGCTAAAATAGGCATTGTAGATAAAATATTTAGTAGGATAGGTGCAGCGGACGATTTACTGAAAGGGCAATCAACCTTTATGGCGGAAATGCTTGAAACCTCGGCAATTCTTGCACAATCAACTAAGAATTCTTTAATTATACTTGATGAAGTAGGCAGAGGCACATCTACTTACGACGGGGTATCGATTGCTTGGTCGGTGCTGGAATATATTCACGATAAACTAAAATGCCGCTGTCTTTTTGCTACTCACTACCACGAGCTTACTATTATGAATAATTTTCTGCCGGCTTTACAAAATTATACTATTGCTATTGAAGAATCGGGAAAGGATGTTTTATTTTTGCATAATATTATAGAAGGAGCGGCCGACAAATCATACGGGATTCATGTAGCTGCGATTGCCGGCTTACCTCTAAGTGTTATCAATAGAGCTAATCAAATTTTAGCAAAATTTGAAAAAACAGCAACTAACAAAGGAAAAAATATCTTATCTACCGAATCAAATAATTTAAGCTTATTCACTTTATCGCCTCCCATTAAAGAAGCAGAGCCTTTAAGTAAATTAGAGGAAGAAATAAGAGATATTAATCCTGACTCGCTTTCCCCTAAAGAGGCGTTAGAAATAATATATAAATTGAAGGGGTTAATAACCTAG
- the rpiB gene encoding ribose 5-phosphate isomerase B: MKTYDIVIASDHSGYQLKSEIINYLQKKSLSVYDYGTNNTERVDYPDYAKKVVDGIIEELAPLGILISDTGIGMSIAANRSSQIRAALCFDLFTAKRARSHNDANILILGSKILDPKIIYEMIDNFLTTKFEGGRHSVRLSKIK, translated from the coding sequence ATGAAAACTTACGATATTGTAATAGCTAGCGATCACTCAGGTTATCAATTAAAAAGTGAAATTATTAATTATTTACAAAAAAAATCTTTATCTGTTTATGACTACGGTACTAATAATACGGAAAGAGTTGATTACCCTGATTATGCAAAAAAAGTTGTAGACGGAATTATCGAGGAATTAGCTCCCCTTGGCATTCTAATTAGCGACACCGGCATCGGTATGTCGATTGCAGCTAATAGAAGTTCCCAAATAAGAGCAGCACTTTGTTTTGACCTATTTACGGCAAAAAGAGCGCGATCTCATAATGACGCTAATATATTAATTCTAGGAAGCAAAATATTAGACCCTAAAATAATTTATGAGATGATCGATAATTTTTTAACTACTAAATTTGAAGGCGGCAGGCATAGCGTGCGATTATCAAAGATAAAGTGA
- a CDS encoding LysM peptidoglycan-binding domain-containing M23 family metallopeptidase, with amino-acid sequence MISRVILLFFAVIFVIACVDQPAAPIEYGGEASASRNLVSSNKNESTRLSESDEGIIVRKNIDEDIQEKTAGVLKESEQETIEEADDIITVPLARDDNKIIYHEVQEGETLESIARDYEQNLKALASFNDLTYPYILDESQIIKIKVSNELLNKKNKENTGNLNVDNKLNFIKPVEGEIITNFGENTQHGQSKGVDIAAKEGSSVRSVASGKVVYSGYDKQFGNLLIVKLDASNLYAAYAHLKEAIPKKGASVVKGDVIGYVGHTGNAKTAQLHFAIRAGKIAVDPAKYVPLN; translated from the coding sequence ATGATATCTCGCGTTATATTGCTTTTTTTTGCGGTAATTTTTGTTATCGCCTGTGTTGATCAGCCTGCTGCACCTATTGAATACGGGGGAGAGGCAAGCGCATCCCGTAACCTTGTTAGTAGTAATAAGAATGAGTCTACTAGATTATCGGAAAGTGATGAAGGAATAATAGTCCGCAAAAATATTGATGAGGATATACAAGAAAAAACAGCAGGTGTTTTAAAAGAATCGGAGCAGGAGACTATAGAGGAAGCGGATGATATAATTACAGTGCCGCTCGCACGAGATGATAATAAAATAATTTATCATGAGGTTCAAGAAGGGGAAACATTAGAATCTATTGCGAGGGATTACGAACAAAATCTTAAAGCATTAGCAAGCTTTAATGATTTAACTTATCCGTATATTTTAGATGAATCACAGATTATTAAAATTAAAGTTAGTAATGAGCTGCTAAATAAAAAGAATAAAGAAAATACTGGCAATTTAAATGTGGATAATAAACTAAATTTTATCAAACCGGTGGAAGGTGAAATTATTACTAATTTTGGTGAAAACACGCAGCACGGTCAAAGTAAAGGGGTAGATATTGCGGCAAAAGAAGGTAGCAGCGTTAGATCGGTGGCTAGCGGCAAAGTAGTATATTCCGGTTATGATAAGCAATTCGGTAATTTACTGATAGTAAAACTAGATGCTAGTAATCTATATGCCGCATATGCCCATCTAAAAGAGGCGATACCTAAAAAAGGCGCTTCGGTGGTTAAAGGTGATGTAATCGGTTATGTAGGACATACCGGTAATGCTAAAACTGCTCAATTGCATTTTGCTATCCGCGCAGGTAAAATTGCCGTCGATCCGGCTAAATATGTACCGTTAAACTAA
- a CDS encoding SprT family zinc-dependent metalloprotease: MTENFFTLNRYGSPQRIEIRRSNKARNISIRITHKGAELVLPFKANPEKGYKFLLSKESWIRQKLRTKVTLVDADNENIPILGKIYKVVYTLSNNHTIKLNCDTIELHTTETLKKTTLQIFLKKKLLEEITEIVNTISSKHKLAYSNLRIMDNVTRWGSCSSKGNLAFNWRIVFAPYEVLQYLVVHEMSHLQEMNHGKNFWDLVANIYPEYIAAKLWLKNNGKNLYNYLK; this comes from the coding sequence ATGACGGAAAATTTTTTTACCCTTAATAGATACGGTAGCCCCCAAAGGATAGAAATAAGAAGAAGTAATAAAGCCCGAAATATCAGTATAAGGATTACTCATAAAGGGGCAGAGTTGGTTTTACCCTTTAAAGCAAATCCGGAAAAAGGTTATAAATTTTTGCTAAGTAAAGAATCTTGGATTAGGCAAAAATTACGAACAAAGGTAACTTTGGTCGATGCGGACAACGAAAATATTCCTATTTTAGGTAAAATTTACAAAGTGGTTTATACTTTATCAAATAATCATACTATAAAATTAAATTGTGATACGATAGAATTACATACTACAGAAACGCTTAAAAAAACAACTTTACAAATTTTTCTTAAAAAGAAATTATTAGAGGAAATAACTGAAATAGTAAATACCATATCTAGCAAACATAAATTAGCTTATTCCAACCTTAGAATTATGGATAATGTGACTAGGTGGGGGAGTTGTTCAAGTAAAGGCAACCTTGCTTTTAACTGGCGGATAGTTTTTGCGCCTTATGAGGTGCTGCAATATTTAGTCGTCCATGAGATGTCTCACTTGCAAGAAATGAATCACGGTAAAAATTTTTGGGACTTAGTAGCAAATATCTACCCGGAATATATAGCGGCAAAATTATGGTTAAAGAATAACGGTAAGAATTTATATAATTATTTGAAATGA
- the thyX gene encoding FAD-dependent thymidylate synthase produces the protein MSQTNHTKRVTVPSLEEILYEPIKVLDHGFIRVIDYMGDDSAIVQAARVSYGKGTKQTNQDKGLINYLIRHHHTTPFEMCDIKFHIKLPIFVARQWIRHRTASVNEYSARYSILGNEFYLPERENISTQSKINKQGREEENSVPKEIADKVLLLLEQDANNCYRHYTEMLNIDEEGNILDENTIGITRELARMNLTLNYYTEWYWKINLHNLLHFLRLRADFHAQYEIRVYAEKMLDIVKAWVPFTYEAFNEHCLEGKSISKKGFSVIKRMINGENVTQETSEMTKREWEELRSILGMK, from the coding sequence ATGAGTCAAACTAATCACACTAAAAGAGTAACTGTTCCTTCCCTAGAAGAAATATTATATGAGCCTATCAAAGTTTTAGACCACGGTTTTATCAGGGTTATAGATTATATGGGTGATGATAGTGCTATAGTGCAAGCGGCTCGCGTATCATACGGTAAGGGAACAAAACAGACTAATCAAGATAAGGGACTCATTAATTACCTAATTCGTCATCATCATACTACCCCGTTTGAAATGTGCGATATTAAATTTCATATAAAATTACCTATTTTTGTTGCAAGGCAATGGATACGTCACAGAACTGCCAGCGTAAATGAATATTCAGCGAGATATTCGATTTTAGGCAATGAATTTTACTTGCCGGAACGGGAAAATATTTCCACGCAGTCTAAAATTAATAAACAGGGTAGAGAAGAGGAAAATAGCGTACCGAAAGAAATAGCCGATAAAGTCTTGTTATTGCTTGAGCAGGATGCAAATAACTGCTATCGGCATTATACCGAAATGCTAAATATTGACGAAGAGGGTAATATTTTAGATGAAAATACTATCGGTATTACTAGGGAACTAGCGCGGATGAATTTAACTCTAAATTATTATACGGAATGGTACTGGAAAATTAATTTACATAATTTATTACATTTTCTAAGACTAAGAGCTGATTTCCATGCGCAATATGAAATAAGAGTATATGCCGAAAAAATGCTTGATATCGTAAAAGCTTGGGTACCTTTTACTTATGAAGCTTTTAATGAGCATTGCCTAGAAGGAAAAAGCATTTCTAAAAAAGGGTTTAGCGTTATAAAAAGGATGATTAACGGCGAAAACGTCACTCAGGAAACTAGCGAAATGACCAAAAGAGAATGGGAAGAGTTAAGAAGTATTTTGGGGATGAAATAA
- a CDS encoding cytochrome c oxidase subunit 3, whose protein sequence is MSQEIISINQNSEIKTHLFHLVEPSPWPVLTSFALLILVIGGTMFMHDYKFGAYVLALGSASVIFCLYSWWRDVIKEGIIERQHTTPVRAGLRIGMALFILTEIVFFGVFFASFFKSSLSPVGILDGVWVVKEGIWPPPSIKTFDPFDIPFINTLILLLSGSTVTWAHYALEENNQKDCATALGLTVLLGIFFTLMQAYEYHHAAFKFTDGIYASNFYLATGFHGAHVIIGTIFLTVCYFRAKRGDFTSNDNGHLGFEFAAWYWHFVDVVWLFLFTFIYVFGR, encoded by the coding sequence ATGAGTCAGGAAATAATCTCTATTAATCAAAATTCTGAAATCAAGACCCATTTATTTCATCTTGTCGAACCGAGTCCTTGGCCCGTGCTTACCTCGTTTGCCTTACTTATTTTAGTCATAGGCGGCACAATGTTTATGCATGATTATAAATTTGGTGCTTATGTCCTAGCTTTAGGAAGCGCTTCGGTAATTTTTTGTTTATATTCTTGGTGGAGGGATGTAATAAAAGAAGGAATAATAGAACGGCAGCATACCACGCCGGTTAGAGCGGGCCTTAGAATCGGTATGGCATTATTTATTTTAACGGAAATAGTATTTTTCGGGGTATTTTTTGCTTCTTTTTTTAAATCTAGCTTGTCGCCGGTAGGTATTCTTGACGGTGTATGGGTAGTAAAAGAGGGAATTTGGCCCCCGCCTTCCATTAAAACCTTCGATCCTTTTGATATTCCTTTTATTAATACTTTGATATTGCTGTTATCCGGTAGTACCGTTACCTGGGCGCATTATGCTTTAGAAGAAAATAATCAAAAAGATTGTGCTACGGCTCTTGGTCTTACCGTATTACTCGGAATATTTTTCACCCTGATGCAAGCTTATGAATATCATCATGCGGCTTTTAAATTTACCGATGGAATATATGCGTCTAATTTTTACTTAGCAACCGGTTTCCACGGGGCGCATGTAATAATCGGTACGATATTCTTAACAGTCTGCTATTTTCGAGCAAAAAGAGGAGATTTTACTAGTAACGATAATGGTCATTTAGGGTTTGAATTTGCTGCGTGGTATTGGCATTTTGTCGATGTAGTATGGTTGTTTTTATTTACTTTTATATATGTATTCGGTAGGTGA
- a CDS encoding TrbC/VirB2 family protein, with the protein MNFKQLNIESLDQNLGVRLLLTFLSIAAIMMSFDAFASGASADPVGAALCNMIKIFRGNTARGIAVVGIIVLGIQTLRGKLQWEVALVIIAAIIILFKAPDIVTMVAGSDNATCGENSI; encoded by the coding sequence ATGAATTTTAAACAGTTAAATATAGAATCGCTAGACCAAAATTTGGGGGTACGCTTATTACTTACCTTTCTTAGTATAGCTGCGATTATGATGTCGTTTGATGCATTTGCAAGTGGTGCTTCTGCTGACCCTGTCGGAGCTGCATTATGTAATATGATAAAAATATTTAGAGGTAATACGGCTAGAGGAATAGCGGTTGTCGGTATAATTGTTCTAGGAATTCAAACTCTTAGAGGTAAATTACAATGGGAAGTAGCTTTGGTTATAATAGCTGCTATTATAATATTATTTAAAGCTCCGGATATAGTAACCATGGTAGCCGGTAGTGATAATGCAACATGTGGAGAAAATAGTATTTAA
- the hemW gene encoding radical SAM family heme chaperone HemW — MTPLKYLSIYIHWPFCLSKCPYCDFNSHIANKIDHNLWLKSYEKEIEHFTDIIQNKYIKSIFFGGGTPSLMESFVVEGIISKIKEIANIDDQTEITLETNPTSFEANKFRSFKLAGVNRVSIGVQSLREDDLKKLGRQHDAAQAIKTIEAARKIFPKISFDLIYARSDQTLKDWQQELKEAMQLASGHISLYQLTIEKGTLFYKLFKEGSLILPNSDKAAEMYEWTNYYLESNNYFRYEISNYALPNHECIHNLAYWHYDNYLGIGPGAHSRIIEDSKQATSYSMMMWHKPEKWLQAVNELNVGIQSKIKLSLQEMIEEILMMGLRLKDGININSLEQKTGMKLTDILDTKLLNYYQTLNLIKLDNNIYLTDKGLMLHSYIVPRLIKDI; from the coding sequence ATTACTCCCTTGAAATATTTAAGTATCTATATCCATTGGCCGTTTTGTTTGTCAAAATGTCCTTATTGCGATTTTAATTCTCATATTGCAAATAAAATAGATCATAACCTTTGGCTTAAATCTTATGAAAAAGAAATTGAGCATTTTACGGATATAATTCAAAACAAATATATAAAATCTATTTTTTTCGGCGGCGGTACTCCCTCTTTAATGGAATCGTTTGTTGTAGAAGGAATAATAAGTAAAATAAAAGAAATAGCTAATATTGATGATCAGACGGAAATAACTTTAGAAACTAACCCGACATCTTTTGAGGCTAATAAATTTCGATCATTTAAATTAGCCGGAGTAAATCGTGTTTCCATCGGCGTACAATCCTTAAGAGAAGATGACTTAAAAAAATTAGGCAGACAACATGACGCCGCGCAAGCTATTAAAACAATTGAAGCAGCTCGTAAAATTTTTCCAAAAATATCTTTTGATTTAATATATGCAAGAAGTGATCAAACTTTAAAAGATTGGCAACAAGAATTAAAGGAAGCAATGCAGCTAGCTAGCGGACATATTTCTCTGTATCAATTAACTATTGAAAAAGGCACTTTATTTTATAAATTATTCAAAGAGGGTAGTTTAATACTTCCTAATTCCGATAAAGCAGCCGAAATGTATGAATGGACAAATTATTATTTAGAATCTAATAACTATTTTAGATATGAGATATCTAATTATGCGCTGCCGAATCACGAATGCATACATAATTTAGCTTATTGGCATTATGATAATTATTTAGGTATAGGTCCCGGTGCTCATAGTAGAATTATTGAGGACTCTAAACAGGCAACTTCTTATAGCATGATGATGTGGCATAAACCGGAAAAATGGCTTCAAGCCGTTAATGAGTTAAATGTAGGAATTCAATCTAAAATTAAATTATCGCTGCAAGAAATGATTGAAGAAATATTAATGATGGGGCTACGACTTAAAGACGGAATAAATATTAATAGTTTAGAGCAAAAAACCGGTATGAAGTTAACGGATATCTTAGATACTAAACTGCTCAACTATTATCAAACATTGAATTTAATAAAATTAGACAACAATATCTATCTTACCGATAAGGGATTAATGCTTCATAGCTATATAGTTCCAAGGTTAATCAAAGATATATAA